Proteins encoded in a region of the Sparus aurata chromosome 6, fSpaAur1.1, whole genome shotgun sequence genome:
- the LOC115582806 gene encoding odorant receptor 131-2-like codes for MNASSANVTVVLQYRDSFTKAVIKNVIVVVLGISINYINASLIHTFSKHQIFYTNPRYILFIHLVVNDMIQVTMTVMLFVISYTIYKINVSVCCIFMLLVVFTTENTPLNLACMAVECYIAICIPLQHVQICTVKRTLMLIGLIWTTTTFSGLSDLFITFATQPPGFFYSQVFCIRNNVFPHPIITKKNDNTYLVFLVIVWITISYTYFKILFTAKTASKNAKKARNTVILHGFQLLLCMASYATPNFKEALQQWFPKNFTDSLFAIYIAVQMLPRSISPFIYGLRDNTFRKYLKRYLLCKVSTKTQTRVILVKLLSTTRFNKSQAWGSKAGVGWLIGDRSLTVVSAYGPNSSVEYLAFLEALGGVLESAPTRDSIVLRGDLNAQVGSDSVTWRDVIGWNGLPDLNPSGVLVLEFCASHNQKNEIGDTSEVAQASVLDAPWMPSLGGVPGMPHQEETPRKTQDVGVTVSLGWPGTALGSSRKSYSKCPEEGSLGVPAQTAAPKPRPWISGRKWMDG; via the exons ATGAACGCCTCATCTGCCAATGTGACAGTGGTTTTACAGTATCGAGACTCCTTCACTAAAGCTGTGATCAAGAATGTGATCGTTGTGGTTCTCGGGATCTCCATCAACTACATCAATGCAAGCCTCATTCACACCTTCAGCAAACACCAG ATCTTCTACACGAATCCTCGCTATATACTTTTCATTCACCTGGTGGTCAACGACATGATCCAAGTGACCATGACCGTCATGCTGTTTGTCATCAGCTACACCatctacaaaataaatgtctccGTCTGTTGCATCTTCATGCTGCTTGTTGTTTTCACCACTGAAAACACTCCTCTGAACCTGGCATGCATGGCAGTCGAGTGCTACATCGCCATCTGCATCCCCCTTCAGCACGTGCAGATCTGCACCGTCAAGAGAACGTTAATGCTGATTGGTTTAATCTGGACAACAACCACGTTTTCTGGTCTGTCGGATCTCTTCATCACTTTTGCCACACAGCCACCAGGCTTCTTTTATTCTCAAGTGTTCTGCATCAGAAACAATGTATTCCCTCATCCCATCATCACCAAGAAGAACGACAACACATATTTAGTATTTCTAGTTATAGTTTGGATCACCATCTCTTACACTTACTTCAAGATCCTCTTCACTGCAAAGACAGCTAGCAAAAATGCAAAGAAAGCCAGAAACACAGTCATCCTCCATGGGTTTCAGCTGCTGCTTTGTATGGCTTCATATGCGACCCCTAATTTCAAAGAGGCTCTGCAGCAATGGTTCCCGAAGAATTTTACAGACTCCCTCTTCGCCATCTATATTGCAGTACAGATGCTCCCACGATCTATCAGTCCATTTATTTATGGCCTACGAGACAATACTTTCAGGAAGTACCTGAAAAGGTATCTGTTGTGTAAAGTCAGCACTAAAACACAAACCAGGGTGATACTGGTAAAACTTCTGTCAACCACACGGTTTAACAA gagccaggcctggggctCGAAGGCTGGCGTGGGCTGGCTCATCGGAGATAGGTCCCTCACCGTTGtttcggcttatgggccgaacagcagtgtAGAGTACCTGGCCTTCTTGGaggccctgggaggggtactggaaaGTGCTCCAACCAGGGACTCCATCGTTCTACGGGGGGACCTCAACGCTCaagtgggcagcgacagtgttacctggagggatGTTATTGGgtggaacggcctccccgatctgaacccgagtggtgttctagTGCTGGaattctgtgctagtcaca ACCAAAAGAATGAGATCGGGGATACAAGTGAGGTGGCTCAGGCATCTGTATTGGATGCCCCTTGGATGCCTTCCttgggaggtgttcctggcatgccccACCAGGAGGAGACCccaaggaagacccaggacGTTGGAGTGACTGtgtcactcggctggcctggaacagccttgggatcctcccggaagagctatAGCAAGTGTCCGGAAGAGGGAAgcctgggtgtccctgctcaaaCAGCTGCCCCCAAGCCCCGGCCCTGGATaagtggaagaaaatggatggatggatag
- the LOC115583278 gene encoding uncharacterized protein LOC115583278, producing MALRRFIARRGTPAELFSDQGTNFRGGEKELREAFTALSPELKQSLAKEKIAFHFNPPAAPHFGGVWEREIRSVKQALYTTVGAQAQAEEVLRTVLIEVEGLLNSKPLGYVSSSVADPDPVTPNLLLMGRRDGSLPQVVYPATELLSRRRWRHSQILTDHFWSSFIRYYLPGMQARQKWHAIQVNTTEDKVVMLVDPQLPRALWPIGRVIKVHTSADGHVRSADVKIKDKIYTRPVARMVILPAIPDDEDQLGPPQDE from the coding sequence ATGGCCCTGAGGAGGTTCATTGCCCGCCGAGGGACCCCAGCCGAGTTGTTCTCAGATCAAGGGACTAatttcagaggaggagagaaggagctACGAGAGGCATTTACTGCACTGTCTccagagctaaaacagagcctTGCCAAGGAGAAGATAGCCTTTCACTTCAACCCACCTGCGGCTCCTCACTTTGGAGGAGTCTGGGAGAGGGAGATCCGCTCAGTCAAACAGGCACTCTATACAACTGTTGGAGCTCAGGCACAAGCCGAAGAGGTTCTTAGGACGGTGTTAATCGAGGTGGAGGGCCTTTTGAACTCAAAGCCTTTGGGTTACGTATCATCCAGTGTTGCCGACCCTGACCCTGTGACCCCAAATCTTTTATTGATGGGGCGGCGAGATGGGTCTCTTCCTCAGGTAGTGTATCCGGCTACTGAACTCCTCAGCCGGCGCAGGTGGAGACACTCTCAGATCTTGACAGATCATTTCTGGTCAAGTTTCATCAGATACTATCTCCCTGGCATGCAAGCTCGCCAGAAGTGGCACGCCATCCAAGTCAACACCACAGAAGACAAGGTTGTTATGCTGGTAGACCCCCAGCTACCAAGGGCACTCTGGCCTATTGGACGGGTGATTAAGGTGCACACAAGTGCGGATGGTCATGTGAGGTCTGCTGATGTGAAAATAAAGGATAAGATCTACACCAGGCCTGTCGCCCGCATGGTCATCCTCCCAGCCATACCCGATGATGAAGATCAACTTGGGCCCCCTCAGGACGAGTAG
- the LOC115582804 gene encoding odorant receptor 131-2-like, with translation MSLSNTDRNVTAVVYRDSLNIAIVKNVTTVVLCISINYVNGVLVHTFKKHRVLNINPRYILYIHLVINDIILLTLSTLIQVLSYIVFTLNVSLCIFLLMISIPATLNNPVTLAVMAVECYIAICLPLHHTQICTVKKAYVVIGLTWVIGMLSILTDLFFTLATESMEFLHSRVFCLWKNVFRHPSPAEKSNISNILLMVIVWITLFDTYFRIIFTAKAATADAKKARNTVLLHGFQLILCMLTYIHDLAIEGLTYLFPRGCHV, from the exons ATGAGCCTTTCAAATACTGACAGGAATGTCACAGCAGTTGTCTATCGGGACAGCTTGAACATAGCTATTGTGAAGAATGTGACTACCGTGGTTCTCTGCATCTCCATCAACTACGTCAATGGTGTCCTGGTACACACATTCAAGAAACATCGG GTTCTGAATATTAACCCTCGATACATCCTGTACATCCATCTGGTAATCAATGATATTATCCTGCTGACCTTGTCCACCCTTATTCAAGTCCTGAGTTACATTGTGTTCACTCTAAATGTCTCCCTCTGTATATTTTTGCTGATGATTAGTATACCTGCCACTCTAAACAATCCTGTAACACTAGCTGTTATGGCAGTAGAGTGTTACATCGCAATATGCCTCCCTCTACACCACACCCAGATCTGTACAGTAAAGAAAGCGTATGTTGTGATCGGCCTGACGTGGGTTATAGGAATGCTGTCAATCctaacagatttatttttcacactGGCAACAGAATCCATGGAATTCCTACATTCTAGAGTGTTTTGTCtttggaaaaatgttttcagacacCCCAGTCCCGCAGAGAAGAGCAATATTTCCAACATATTGTTAATGGTCATTGTTTGGATAACTCTTTTCGATACATACTTCAGGATCATTTTTACTGCAAAGGCAGCTACTGCAGATGCAAAGAAAGCAAGAAACACTGTCCTCCTCCATGGCTTCCAACTGATATTATGTATGCTCACCTACATTCATGATCTTGCAATAGAAGGTCTCACATACTTGTTCCCAAGAGGG TGCCACGTGTGA